The DNA window TGGGGGCAGACACCTGAACTCGGTGTTGCCGCAGGACCTCATGTAAGTCCACTAAGCTTTCTCAGCCTTGCCTTCCTTTTCTGTCAAACAGAAATGTTGTGTAGGAGAGCTCTGAGAATGAAGTGAATTGGTATATGTAAGATTCCTGTCACGCTGCACTGAGAGGCGCTACATTTCCCACTCCCTCTGTCACCCCGCCTTCTAGCCCAGGCTGTCGTTTTCTCACCACATTATGCTGTTCCCAGCCCAGTATGGGAAGTCAGGCAGGAAGGCAAGTCAATATGATAGAAGAGAGAAAGCAGTAAGTACTACAGGAGCAGACAAGCTTTGTGAGGATGACCAAGAAGGACTTCTGGGAGACAGTGATATTAAATTTGGACCTGAAATGTTTGACAGATTTCAAGAGTCAGAAAATGGATGGGAGGACCCTGAGATTCCATATCTGATAACTAGACAGGGcttgggggagtggggaaggtgATGGATGTGTAAGTATCCCGTAGACCAAAGGGCAGCACTGTGTGTAAAATGGTGTTATTCAGGCCACGCTTTTGTGCTAGGTTCTAGGCTAGCCCTGAGCCACAGATATTTCAGCTTACACTGGACTTGGAGCCATACCCCACTCAGCTTCCCACTGCCATCTGGTGGTCATTAGgagcccagggcccagctggAGGGGCTGCCTGTAGGGCAGCCTCACCATCGCAGTCTCCTTCAGAGTGCTGCAAAGCCTGTGGGCAACGCTACTTCCATCCCCTGAAAAAGTTGGCATGAGAGAGAAAGGCCCAATATCTTGCCTTCAGTAAGTCAGACCAGCTGGGATTCTATTTTTAACCAGCACTGTTGTAGTTGACAGCTTGGAAcgccttctccctccttttcttcctgcgTCCTGCCTCTTGCAGCCCAGGGCCCTGCGGAAAGGATGGATGGGAGCAGCCTCAGAACTGGTAAATAGAAGaccactctcttttcccattgtcCTTCACTCCACTTGGCCTTTGTCCAGCCTAGTTAGTGGGTGGAGTTAGAGGTGGTATTGGTTGTGAAGTTAATGAGGCTTAAATCTCTGGGCTCCTCACTGCACAGGCGCCTTCCAAGGCCCTGGTCAGTGTCCTAGCAATTTTGTATCTgtcattttgtattctttttctttaaaaaggcacCCAGTTTTATAAGCTCCAGGCCCCACAAAACTTGGGTCTGCCTCCTGATGGGTATGGCTTCTTTCCCATATCCAGCTCAGTGTCTACTTCAATAGGATTATTTCTGTCTTGTTCTAATTTATCATATGACCTTGAACGGCTTTCTTTCCTATTCTGAgtctctgttttcccatctgttaCAAGACGAAGTGTCAAGAAAGCCTCCCAACATATCATACTTCTGATTATCCATGTATATCCCTGGTGAAGTCATCTGTTCTTCCCTACCTGTCATCGTGTGTATGGAGGGGTGATgttgctgtctctgcctctctctggggCTGGATCACTCTCCTAGTCAAAAGGAAGGCTGGGCTCTGGGATTCCTCTTACTCAGATCCAGCATTCTCCCCAGCTTTGTTCCTGGCCAGTAAAGGTGCTTCCACGGGGCAGAAGGTTGGCCCGATTCTGACACCAGAGAAGAGTGCATTATAAAAGATCCTACACTTTAATTTTTGTACACTTATGATTTGAACCCTGGTATTTGAAACACACATCAAATAACTGAGTCTTGTTATACAGTGCTTCTgcttacatttcaataaaatttactAGTGTCTATTAATATAGTTCCTTAGCAATGGCACCCCTTTAGGAGAAGGCTCAGGAATCATGATGCATCATGGATAGTCCATCTTCCACTCCCATCCCCATTCCTAGCAACTATGTATGACACTGGTGTGTAGGTGGGTCAGGATGACAACCCAGACAGAATGAATACCCACATCCACATTTAGCCACCCATTTAGATCATGGGTGTTTTGGCAGGGGGTCATTAAACAGGAGAGAGCTTGGAAGAGGGACCCAATAGGGGGAATTCTACAAAATCCCATGCCTcctcacctgccccccccccccaaaaatccaGAAAGGAAGTGCAGGAGGAAGCCAAGTCATTTATTACTTCTTGAAGAGTttgggtgatggaggaggggcagggccatAGAATCTAACTGGAAAGGAATGAAGGGACTTTTCAGTGCAAAAGGCAGCCTGCTGGCCAGGGAGGTGTTGGTTGGTTGGTAGGTTGGGTGGTATTTTTCAGTGCTGAAAAGGAGAAGGGCACTGTAAGGCAAAACTGGGGGGCAGCCTGGAGCATCTTAGGAGTAGAGTCAGTACTGTGCCAGTTCCCTAAAGAATCAGTGCCATTACTGTGTGTATATGAGAGGCAGGACAGCCTCTCTTAGAGTTTCCACTATGTACTGACAGTCCACTGCTAGTGTCTGAGTCTGTCCAAGGACAGTGCCCTGTTTCAGGCTCGGTCCCATATCAAGAGTGTGCCTTATTTCCTGTGTGGGGatctgatttgtttcttttgtgtcaGGTAAgccactttttgtgtgtgtgtgcattgggATTAGTCCATGCATTTTGGGTGTCAGTCTCCTGTGTCAGTGGGTCTATGTCTCTCATGTGTCTGGATGGGTCCCTGCTTGTAGGAATTGGTGTGTCCCGCCGCAGCCCCCACTCCTCCTTTACCCCTCAGCCAGGCCCCAGCGTGCTGATGGTGGTGTAGCTCAGCCTGGACAGTGAAGCGATGGAGGGGGTGGGCGGGTCCTCATCTGGAAGAGGCCTGGGGCGCGCTCGTGGAGGCCTGGGGCAGCAGCGGGCACATGTCTCAAGGCAGGCCTGGCGAAAGCGACGGTGCATGAAGCAGTAGACCAGGGGGTTGACACAGGCAGAGGCGTAGCTCAACAAGTGGATGAAAGAGATGGGCGCTCCTGAAAGTGCGCGGTGCGCACCAGAGCTATCGAAGGCACGCCACGTGTTGGCACTGTACAGTGGCAACcaacacaggaaaaaaagcaCAACGATCACCAGTAGCATCCGCACCACACGCTTCTTAGCCAACAGCTTGGCCTGGTAGGGCCGGGTGCCACATCCTGGCCCAGGTGTGGGCGCAGTCAGCGCGGACAGCTCCAGGGTCTGACGGGAGCGCGGAAGCTGCACGTAACAGCCATCACCGTCCTCGCCAGCCAGCCCGGTCTCCTGCCGGCAACGCCCATTGGGTTGGGCAGGACCTGAGTACAGAgcggggaagtgggggggggcgTTGGTCAAAGCAGCAGGCCGAGTGCTCTCAACCTCCAGCCCAACCCCCACAGGACCCTGATTTCCAGCCTCAGTGAGTCAGGCGCCTTTCTGCCCCACCCAATCtaggccccgccccttcccaaGGTGCTTCCGATAGCTGGATGTCACCCACCTGGTCCTGCCTCGCTCCGCCGCCCTCCTTGGCTTCGGACTCGGCTCTGGTTCTCATTGTCATTGTCTTCGTCAAAGCGAAGTCCTAAGTAGAGCTCGCGAGAGATGAGCCCGTAGGCCACAGCCATAACCACACCCGGGACGAAGAACAAGAGCAGGAGCAGCAGTACCGACCTGGAGACAGAGCAGACCAATCACGCGGTTATCTGTCCACCTATAATCacagatggaggaagagaagggatcCTTTCCAGGGCTGGTGACCAGGCCCCTGAGGTAGAAGTAGGATTTGGGGGTGCTGTTGGGAGGGGCTAGAGAACTGGGAAGGGACCGCCAATGGGaatcccagggtggtgggtgcGGAAAGGGAGCAGCTGGAGGAAGATTCTGGGAATGGCAGTAATC is part of the Suricata suricatta isolate VVHF042 chromosome 11, meerkat_22Aug2017_6uvM2_HiC, whole genome shotgun sequence genome and encodes:
- the CCKBR gene encoding gastrin/cholecystokinin type B receptor; amino-acid sequence: MELNRSAQGSGPGPGASLCRPAGALLNSSGAGNLSCEPPRIRGAGTRELELAIRITLYAVIFLMSVGGNVLIIVVLGLSRRLRTVTNAFLLSLAVSDLLLAVACMPFTLLPNLMGTFIFGTVVCKAVSYLMGVSVSVSTLSLVAIALERYSAICRPLQARVWQTRSHAARVIIATWMLSGLLMVPYPVYTAVQPVGSRVLQCVHRWPSARVRQTWSVLLLLLLFFVPGVVMAVAYGLISRELYLGLRFDEDNDNENQSRVRSQGGRRSEAGPGPAQPNGRCRQETGLAGEDGDGCYVQLPRSRQTLELSALTAPTPGPGCGTRPYQAKLLAKKRVVRMLLVIVVLFFLCWLPLYSANTWRAFDSSGAHRALSGAPISFIHLLSYASACVNPLVYCFMHRRFRQACLETCARCCPRPPRARPRPLPDEDPPTPSIASLSRLSYTTISTLGPG